The Oxalobacteraceae bacterium OTU3CINTB1 genome includes a window with the following:
- the nusG gene encoding transcription termination/antitermination protein NusG, whose translation MNENVQDDAAGEEVTGEAPAAEAVSAPVSVPVSNKRWYVVHAYSGMEKSVQRALTERVERAGMQDQFGQILVPTEEVVEVKNGQKSVTERRFFPGYVLVEMEMTDETWHLVKNTNKVTGFIGGKSNKPTPIPAREIDKIMQQMQEGVEKPRPKVLYEVGEQVRIKDGPFTDFNGNVEEVNYEKSKVRVSVTIFGRATPVELEFGQVEKV comes from the coding sequence ATGAACGAAAACGTGCAAGATGACGCGGCAGGCGAAGAAGTCACCGGCGAAGCACCGGCGGCTGAAGCTGTATCCGCGCCGGTAAGCGTTCCAGTGAGCAATAAACGCTGGTACGTTGTTCATGCGTATTCCGGTATGGAAAAAAGCGTGCAGCGCGCGCTGACCGAGCGCGTCGAACGCGCCGGCATGCAAGACCAGTTCGGCCAGATCCTGGTGCCGACCGAAGAAGTGGTGGAAGTCAAGAACGGTCAAAAGTCCGTCACCGAGCGTCGTTTTTTCCCGGGCTACGTCCTGGTTGAGATGGAAATGACCGACGAGACGTGGCACCTGGTGAAAAACACCAACAAGGTGACCGGCTTCATCGGCGGCAAATCGAACAAGCCGACCCCGATTCCAGCGCGCGAGATCGACAAGATCATGCAGCAGATGCAAGAGGGTGTCGAGAAGCCACGGCCAAAAGTGCTGTACGAAGTGGGCGAGCAAGTCCGCATCAAGGATGGCCCGTTCACCGACTTCAACGGCAACGTCGAGGAAGTCAACTACGAGAAATCGAAAGTGCGCGTCTCGGTCACCATCTTCGGCCGCGCCACACCAGTCGAGCTCGAATTCGGCCAGGTCGAAAAAGTATAA
- the rpoB gene encoding DNA-directed RNA polymerase subunit beta: MHYSFTEKKRIRKSFAKRANVHHVPFLLATQLESYHSFLQEDVAPSTRKNDGLQSAFTSIFPIVSHNGFARLEFLSYVLGDPAFDVKECQLRGLTFASPLRAKVRLVILDKESPTKPVVKEMKEQEVYMGELPLMTTTGSFVINGTERVIVSQLHRSPGVFFEHDRGKTHSSGKLLFSARIIPYRGSWLDFEFDPKDILFFRVDRRRKMPVTILLKAIGMSHEQILANFFVFDNFNLRSEGAEMEFVAERLRGEVARFDIVNKEGKTLVLKDKRINAKHVRDIESNGIKHISVPEDYLLGRVLAKNIVDPETGEVVASANDELTEDVLGRLREANISEIQTLYTNDLDQGAYISQTLRIDDTADQMAARVAIYRMMRPGEPPTEDSVEALFNGLFYSADRYDLSAVGRMKFNRRIGRDELTGAMTLSNEDVLAVIKILVELRNGRGEVDDIDHLGNRRVRCVGELAENQFRAGLVRVERAVKERLGQAEADNLMPHDLINSKPISAAIREFFGSSQLSQFMDQTNPLSEITHKRRVSALGPGGLTRERAGFEVRDVHPTHYGRVCPIETPEGPNIGLINSLALYARLNEYGFLETPYRKVEGSKITDQIDYLSAIEEGRYIIAQANATISSEGTLSDELVSAREAGETILVSPERIQYMDVAPGQIVSVAASLIPFLEHDDANRALMGANMQRQAVPCLRPEKALVGTGIERTVAVDSGTTVQALRGGIVDYIDAGRVVIRVNDDEATAGEVGVDIYNLIKYTRSNQNTNINQRPIVKVGDRVAKRDVIADGASTDLGELALGQNMTVAFMPWNGLNFEDSILISENVVKDDRYTSIHIEELSVVARDTKLGAEEITRDISNLAENQLARLDESGIVYIGAEVQAGDTLVGKVTPKGETQLTPEEKLLRAIFGEKASDVKDTSLRVPSGMIGTVIDVQVFTREGIVRDKRAQQIIDDELKRFRLDLNDQMRIVEGDAFQRLEKMLINQVVNGGPKKLAKGAKITKEYLDDLDKYHWFDIRPADDAAATALEAIKESINEKRHQFDLAFEEKRKKLTQGDELQPGVQKMVKVYLAVKRRLQSGDKMAGRHGNKGVVSRIVPVEDMPYMADGTPADVVLNPLGVPSRMNVGQILETHLGWAAKGLGIRIGEMLQQQIKVEEMRKFLTTVYNENGRPEDLDQFDDEEIMKLANNLKKGVPFATPVFDGAHESEIRRMLDLAYPDDIAQKLGMTPSKNQVTMYDGRTGEAFERKVTVGVMHMLKLHHLVDDKMHARSTGPYSLVTQQPLGGKAQFGGQRFGEMEVWALEAYGASYVLQEMLTVKSDDVNGRTKVYENLVKGDHVIDAGMPESFNVLVKEIRSLGIDIDLERN; encoded by the coding sequence ATGCACTACTCATTTACTGAGAAGAAACGCATTCGCAAATCATTCGCGAAGCGCGCCAACGTTCACCACGTTCCGTTCCTGCTGGCTACCCAGCTCGAGTCCTACCATAGTTTCCTGCAGGAAGACGTCGCACCGTCGACCCGCAAGAACGACGGCCTGCAGTCGGCCTTTACCTCGATATTCCCTATCGTTTCGCACAATGGCTTTGCGCGTCTCGAATTCCTGTCGTATGTCCTGGGCGATCCCGCCTTCGACGTCAAGGAATGCCAACTGCGTGGCCTGACGTTCGCGTCGCCGCTGCGCGCCAAGGTGCGTCTGGTGATCCTGGACAAGGAATCGCCGACCAAGCCGGTCGTCAAAGAGATGAAGGAACAGGAAGTCTACATGGGCGAACTGCCTTTGATGACGACCACCGGTTCGTTCGTCATCAACGGTACCGAGCGCGTTATCGTTTCGCAGCTGCATCGCTCCCCTGGTGTGTTCTTCGAACACGACCGCGGCAAGACCCACTCGTCGGGCAAACTGCTGTTCTCCGCGCGTATCATTCCCTACCGCGGTTCGTGGCTGGACTTCGAGTTCGACCCGAAAGACATCCTGTTCTTCCGCGTCGACCGCCGCCGCAAAATGCCGGTGACGATCCTGCTGAAGGCGATCGGCATGTCGCACGAGCAAATCCTGGCGAACTTCTTCGTCTTCGACAATTTCAACCTGCGCTCGGAAGGCGCGGAGATGGAATTCGTTGCCGAGCGTCTGCGTGGCGAAGTCGCCCGCTTCGACATCGTCAACAAGGAAGGCAAGACCTTGGTGCTGAAGGACAAGCGCATCAACGCCAAGCACGTGCGCGACATCGAATCGAACGGCATCAAGCATATTTCCGTGCCGGAAGACTACCTGCTGGGCCGCGTGCTGGCCAAGAACATCGTTGATCCGGAGACCGGCGAAGTCGTCGCGTCCGCCAACGATGAGCTGACCGAAGACGTCCTCGGCCGCCTGCGCGAAGCCAACATCAGCGAAATCCAGACCTTGTACACCAACGATCTGGACCAGGGCGCGTACATTTCGCAAACCCTGCGCATCGACGACACCGCCGACCAGATGGCCGCGCGCGTCGCGATCTACCGCATGATGCGTCCTGGCGAACCGCCAACGGAAGACTCGGTCGAAGCGCTGTTCAACGGCCTGTTCTACAGCGCCGACCGCTACGACCTGTCCGCCGTCGGCCGCATGAAGTTCAACCGCCGCATCGGCCGTGACGAACTGACCGGCGCCATGACCTTGTCGAACGAAGACGTGCTGGCCGTGATCAAGATCCTGGTGGAACTGCGCAATGGCCGCGGCGAAGTCGACGATATCGATCACCTGGGTAACCGCCGCGTACGTTGCGTCGGCGAACTGGCCGAAAACCAGTTCCGCGCCGGCCTGGTGCGCGTCGAGCGCGCCGTCAAGGAACGCCTCGGCCAAGCCGAAGCGGACAACCTGATGCCGCACGACCTGATCAACAGCAAGCCGATCTCGGCCGCGATCCGTGAATTCTTCGGTTCGTCGCAGCTGTCGCAGTTTATGGACCAGACCAACCCGCTGTCGGAAATCACGCACAAACGTCGTGTATCCGCCCTGGGACCTGGCGGTCTGACCCGCGAACGTGCTGGTTTCGAGGTGCGCGACGTGCACCCGACCCACTACGGCCGCGTGTGCCCGATCGAAACGCCTGAAGGCCCGAACATCGGTCTGATCAACTCGCTGGCGCTGTACGCCCGCCTGAACGAATACGGCTTCCTGGAAACCCCGTACCGCAAGGTCGAAGGTTCCAAGATCACCGACCAGATCGATTACCTTTCGGCAATCGAAGAAGGCCGCTACATCATCGCTCAGGCGAACGCGACCATCAGCAGCGAAGGCACGCTCAGCGATGAGCTGGTCTCGGCCCGTGAAGCCGGCGAAACCATTCTGGTGTCGCCAGAGCGCATCCAGTACATGGACGTGGCGCCTGGCCAGATCGTTTCGGTCGCCGCGTCGCTGATTCCGTTCCTGGAACACGATGATGCGAACCGCGCATTGATGGGTGCCAACATGCAGCGCCAGGCCGTTCCTTGCCTGCGCCCTGAAAAAGCACTGGTCGGTACCGGTATCGAACGCACCGTGGCAGTCGACTCGGGCACCACCGTGCAAGCATTGCGCGGCGGTATCGTCGACTACATCGATGCGGGCCGTGTCGTGATTCGCGTGAACGATGACGAAGCAACCGCCGGCGAAGTCGGTGTCGACATCTACAACCTGATCAAGTACACCCGTTCGAACCAGAACACCAACATCAACCAGCGTCCTATCGTCAAGGTGGGCGACCGTGTTGCCAAGCGCGACGTGATCGCCGACGGCGCATCGACCGATCTGGGTGAATTGGCTCTGGGCCAGAACATGACCGTGGCCTTCATGCCATGGAATGGTCTGAACTTCGAGGATTCGATCCTGATCTCGGAAAACGTCGTCAAAGACGACCGTTACACGTCGATCCACATCGAAGAACTGAGCGTCGTTGCTCGCGATACCAAACTGGGCGCGGAAGAAATCACCCGCGACATCTCGAACCTGGCTGAGAACCAGCTGGCTCGTCTGGATGAGTCCGGTATCGTCTACATCGGCGCCGAAGTGCAAGCCGGCGACACCCTGGTCGGTAAAGTGACGCCGAAGGGCGAAACCCAGCTGACCCCGGAAGAAAAGCTGCTGCGCGCGATCTTCGGCGAGAAGGCTTCGGACGTCAAAGACACCTCGCTGCGCGTGCCTTCGGGCATGATCGGCACCGTCATCGACGTGCAAGTGTTCACCCGTGAAGGCATCGTTCGCGACAAGCGCGCGCAACAGATCATCGACGATGAACTGAAGCGTTTCCGCCTGGACCTGAACGACCAGATGCGCATCGTGGAGGGCGACGCCTTCCAGCGTCTGGAAAAAATGCTGATCAACCAGGTCGTCAACGGCGGTCCTAAGAAGCTGGCCAAGGGCGCCAAGATCACCAAGGAATACCTGGACGATCTGGACAAGTACCACTGGTTCGACATCCGTCCAGCGGACGACGCCGCCGCCACCGCCCTCGAAGCGATCAAGGAATCGATCAACGAGAAGCGTCACCAGTTCGATCTGGCCTTCGAAGAGAAGCGCAAGAAGCTGACGCAAGGCGACGAGCTGCAACCTGGCGTGCAGAAGATGGTCAAAGTGTATCTGGCCGTTAAGCGCCGCCTGCAGTCGGGCGACAAGATGGCGGGTCGCCACGGTAACAAGGGTGTGGTTTCCCGTATCGTGCCGGTCGAAGACATGCCATACATGGCCGACGGTACGCCGGCGGACGTGGTGCTGAACCCGCTGGGTGTTCCTTCGCGTATGAACGTGGGTCAGATTCTCGAGACCCACCTTGGTTGGGCGGCAAAAGGCCTGGGTATCCGTATCGGCGAGATGCTGCAACAGCAGATCAAAGTCGAAGAGATGCGCAAGTTCCTGACCACCGTCTACAACGAGAACGGCCGTCCGGAAGATCTGGACCAGTTCGACGACGAAGAGATCATGAAGCTGGCGAACAACCTGAAGAAGGGTGTTCCGTTCGCTACGCCGGTGTTCGACGGCGCGCACGAGTCGGAAATCCGCCGCATGCTGGATTTGGCGTACCCTGACGACATCGCCCAGAAATTGGGTATGACGCCTTCGAAGAACCAGGTCACGATGTACGACGGCCGCACCGGCGAAGCGTTCGAGCGCAAGGTCACCGTTGGCGTGATGCACATGCTGAAACTGCACCACTTGGTCGACGACAAGATGCACGCGCGTTCGACCGGTCCGTACTCGCTCGTGACGCAGCAGCCACTGGGCGGTAAAGCCCAGTTCGGCGGCCAGCGCTTCGGTGAGATGGAGGTGTGGGCACTGGAAGCGTACGGCGCATCGTACGTGCTGCAAGAGATGTTGACCGTGAAGTCCGATGACGTCAACGGCCGTACCAAAGTGTACGAAAACCTGGTCAAAGGCGACCACGTGATCGACGCCGGTATGCCTGAATCGTTCAACGTGCTGGTCAAGGAAATCCGTTCGCTGGGTATCGATATCGACCTCGAACGAAACTAA
- the rplA gene encoding 50S ribosomal protein L1, with the protein MAKLSKRAKVIKSKVDSTKTYAFDNAVALIKELATAKFNESIDVSVQLGVDPKKSDQVVRGSVVLPAGTGKTVRVAVFASGEKAEQAKAAGADVVGMEDLAERVKAGDMPFDIVIASPDTMRIVGTLGQILGPRGLMPNPKVGTVTPDVATAVKNAKAGQVQYRTDKAGIIHATIGRKSFADADLKSNLVALIDALNKAKPASSKGIYLRKVSLSSTMGAGVRVDHATLAA; encoded by the coding sequence ATGGCAAAACTGTCCAAACGCGCTAAAGTTATCAAATCCAAAGTTGATAGCACCAAGACCTATGCCTTCGACAACGCTGTTGCGCTGATCAAAGAGCTGGCCACCGCCAAGTTCAACGAATCGATCGACGTGTCGGTACAGCTGGGCGTGGATCCTAAGAAGTCGGACCAGGTCGTTCGCGGTTCCGTCGTGCTGCCAGCCGGCACCGGCAAGACCGTTCGCGTCGCCGTGTTCGCTTCGGGCGAAAAAGCCGAGCAGGCTAAAGCCGCCGGCGCCGACGTTGTTGGTATGGAAGACCTGGCCGAGCGCGTCAAAGCCGGCGACATGCCTTTCGATATCGTCATCGCTTCGCCAGACACCATGCGTATCGTCGGTACCCTGGGTCAGATCCTGGGCCCACGCGGCCTGATGCCTAACCCGAAGGTCGGCACTGTTACCCCTGACGTCGCTACCGCCGTGAAAAACGCGAAAGCCGGCCAGGTTCAGTACCGTACCGACAAAGCCGGTATCATCCACGCTACGATCGGCCGCAAGTCGTTCGCCGACGCCGATCTGAAGAGCAACCTGGTTGCCCTGATCGACGCGCTGAACAAAGCCAAGCCAGCATCGAGCAAGGGTATCTACCTGCGCAAGGTTTCGCTGTCGTCGACCATGGGCGCTGGCGTCCGTGTTGACCACGCTACCCTGGCTGCTTAA
- the secE gene encoding preprotein translocase subunit SecE has product MSNQSVQTVSTSNDKIKVALAIAVAIAGVVGFYYLSDKPALVRAGALVAGLAFAVLLLWTSSTGRDFLNFAKEAVRETKKVVWPTRREATQITGIVFAFVLVMALFLWGTDKTLEFLLYDLILGIRK; this is encoded by the coding sequence ATGTCAAATCAATCCGTGCAGACCGTCAGCACGTCGAATGACAAGATTAAGGTTGCACTGGCAATAGCCGTTGCAATCGCAGGCGTGGTGGGGTTCTATTACCTGTCAGACAAACCAGCTCTCGTACGCGCAGGCGCACTTGTAGCTGGTTTGGCTTTTGCCGTTCTGCTCTTGTGGACTTCGTCGACTGGCCGTGATTTCCTGAATTTCGCCAAAGAAGCCGTACGCGAGACGAAAAAGGTCGTTTGGCCTACCCGTCGCGAAGCAACCCAGATCACCGGCATTGTCTTTGCCTTCGTGCTGGTGATGGCGCTGTTCCTGTGGGGCACGGATAAGACGTTGGAATTCCTGTTGTACGATCTCATTCTGGGCATACGAAAATAA
- the rplJ gene encoding 50S ribosomal protein L10: MGLNLNDKKAVVAEVSAKVATAQTIVVAEYRGIQVAHLTQLRAKARAQGVYLRVLKNTLARRSVEGTQFANLADSMTGPLIYSISDDAVAAAKVIADFAKTNDKLVITAGNYAGKQLDKAAVTALASIPSREVLISQLLGVMLAPVSGFARGLAALAAKKSEGAPAAAEEVAAEEAPAA, encoded by the coding sequence GTGGGTCTCAATCTGAATGACAAAAAGGCCGTCGTCGCCGAAGTTTCCGCAAAAGTAGCAACTGCGCAAACTATCGTCGTGGCCGAATATCGTGGCATCCAGGTTGCTCACTTGACGCAACTTCGTGCCAAAGCGCGCGCTCAAGGCGTGTACCTGCGTGTGTTGAAAAATACGCTCGCTCGTCGCTCCGTCGAAGGCACGCAGTTCGCCAACCTGGCAGACAGCATGACCGGTCCGTTGATCTACTCGATCTCGGACGATGCCGTTGCAGCAGCTAAAGTCATCGCTGACTTCGCTAAAACCAACGACAAACTGGTCATCACCGCAGGTAACTACGCAGGCAAGCAGCTGGATAAAGCAGCTGTTACCGCGTTGGCGAGCATTCCTAGCCGTGAAGTCCTCATTTCGCAGTTGTTGGGCGTTATGCTGGCTCCGGTGTCGGGCTTTGCACGTGGTCTGGCTGCTCTGGCAGCGAAAAAATCCGAAGGCGCTCCTGCCGCAGCTGAAGAAGTTGCAGCAGAAGAAGCCCCAGCCGCTTAA
- the rplK gene encoding 50S ribosomal protein L11, with translation MAKKIIGFIKLQVPAGKANPSPPIGPALGQRGLNIMEFCKAFNAQTQGMEPGMPIPVVITAFADKSFTFVMKTPPATYLIKKHSGITKGSPKPHTDKVGKLTRAQAEEIAKLKTPDLTAADMDAAVRTIAGSARSMGITVEGL, from the coding sequence ATGGCAAAGAAAATCATTGGTTTTATCAAGCTGCAAGTGCCAGCTGGTAAAGCAAACCCATCCCCACCGATCGGTCCAGCGCTGGGTCAGCGCGGTCTGAACATCATGGAATTCTGCAAAGCGTTCAACGCGCAGACCCAGGGTATGGAACCAGGCATGCCGATTCCGGTCGTCATCACCGCCTTCGCCGACAAGTCGTTCACCTTCGTGATGAAGACGCCGCCAGCGACCTACCTGATCAAGAAGCACTCGGGTATCACCAAAGGTTCGCCGAAGCCACATACCGACAAAGTCGGTAAGCTGACCCGCGCGCAAGCTGAAGAAATCGCTAAATTGAAAACCCCAGATCTGACCGCTGCCGACATGGATGCTGCTGTACGCACCATCGCTGGTTCCGCACGTTCGATGGGCATCACGGTGGAAGGTCTGTAA
- the rplL gene encoding 50S ribosomal protein L7/L12, giving the protein MAISKDDILAAVSEMSVMDLNELVKAFEEKFGVSAAAMAAPAAGGAAGGAAAAEEQTEFNVVLTEIGANKVGVIKAVREITGLGLKEAKDVVDGAPKTVKEALSKADAEAAKKKLEEAGAKAELK; this is encoded by the coding sequence ATGGCAATTAGCAAAGACGACATCCTGGCAGCAGTTAGCGAAATGTCCGTAATGGACCTGAACGAACTGGTCAAAGCTTTCGAAGAAAAATTCGGCGTTTCGGCCGCTGCAATGGCTGCTCCAGCAGCTGGCGGCGCAGCCGGCGGCGCAGCTGCCGCTGAAGAGCAAACCGAGTTCAACGTTGTTCTGACCGAAATCGGCGCGAACAAAGTTGGCGTGATTAAAGCTGTTCGCGAAATCACCGGTCTGGGCCTGAAAGAAGCCAAAGACGTGGTTGATGGCGCTCCTAAGACCGTCAAAGAAGCCCTGTCGAAAGCTGACGCTGAAGCCGCTAAGAAGAAGCTGGAAGAAGCTGGCGCCAAGGCTGAACTGAAGTAA